One window of the Borrelia parkeri genome contains the following:
- a CDS encoding variable large family protein, producing MKRITLSALLMTLFLLMSCGAGSTNAEDPQSRFLKSLISLGNDFLDVFTSFTDMVGGVLGFNTNTKKSDVGAYFKTVQDTVQGTKDKLNKIVADMKSDNNPNAEATDTAVKALITNTLDKIIQGAKTASEAIGTTGDDLLGNVAAHAAPAGAKGETENLIKGIKSIVDVVLKEGSADSGDDKKAEDGSTTRTGGNATDNEAGKLFASANAGAADAAKKSAADAAKAVGAVTGSDILQAIVKDNGDAAKLATAQNAANAAKKDAEVAGAIALRAMAKGGKFTGPSADDQGGVAPIVKGAAVSAVTKALDALTIAIRDTIDTGLKTVKDAININTTDTPVTTDNTTSEAKNQ from the coding sequence AAGTGCATTATTAATGACTTTATTTTTACTTATGAGTTGTGGAGCTGGTAGTACTAATGCTGAGGATCCTCAGAGTAGATTCTTGAAATCTCTTATTAGTTTAGGTAATGACTTCTTAGATGTTTTCACTTCTTTTACTGATATGGTTGGAGGGGTTTTAGGGTTTAATACTAATACTAAAAAGTCTGATGTTGGAGCTTACTTTAAAACTGTTCAGGATACTGTACAAGGCACTAAGGATAAGCTTAATAAAATTGTTGCTGACATGAAATCTGATAATAATCCTAATGCAGAGGCTACTGATACCGCTGTAAAAGCTCTAATTACTAATACTCTTGATAAGATAATCCAGGGGGCTAAGACTGCTAGTGAGGCTATTGGTACTACAGGTGATGACCTACTTGGTAATGTTGCTGCTCACGCAGCTCCTGCAGGTGCTAAAGGTGAAACTGAAAATTTAATAAAAGGCATTAAATCGATTGTAGATGTGGTTCTTAAAGAAGGAAGTGCTGATTCGGGTGATGATAAAAAGGCTGAAGATGGTTCTACTACAAGAACCGGTGGCAATGCTACTGACAATGAAGCAGGAAAGTTATTTGCTTCTGCTAATGCAGGGGCTGCAGATGCTGCAAAAAAATCAGCTGCTGATGCTGCTAAGGCTGTTGGTGCTGTAACTGGTTCTGACATTTTACAAGCTATCGTTAAAGATAATGGTGATGCTGCTAAATTAGCAACTGCTCAAAATGCTGCTAATGCTGCTAAAAAAGATGCCGAAGTAGCAGGGGCTATAGCCTTAAGAGCTATGGCTAAAGGCGGTAAATTTACTGGTCCTAGTGCTGATGATCAAGGGGGTGTTGCTCCTATCGTTAAAGGTGCAGCTGTAAGTGCAGTTACTAAGGCTTTAGATGCATTAACAATAGCAATAAGAGATACTATTGATACAGGACTTAAAACTGTTAAAGATGCTATAAATATTAATACTACTGATACTCCTGTGACCACTGATAATACAACCTCTGAAGCTAAAAACCAATAA
- a CDS encoding variable large family protein, with protein sequence MMKRITFCALLMTLFLLLSCGSGSTKTEDPKTLFLTSIANLGKGFLDVFTSLSDMVSGAFGIKADTKKSDIGKYFTDIADTMTSVKKKLQAEVAKNGNYSKVKSVVDTFITNTLDKIAEGAKKAASGATTDAAIGEVVKSDAGTSVDATSVNALVKGIKTIVDVFLKEGDGQADKTDPVDADKKDIGKLFGAKNEADKGAEEKHVAAAGASIGAVTGADILKAIAASNADAKKDGKVKDATDAASLALAKGTSTDNDDQLGDAAKKDAVIAAGIALRAMAKDGKFIVKDTAAKKTEAEAAKGAAASAVGKTLSTLIIAIRNTVDSGLKTISDSLATVTQEDKSADSTTPAEAATGGQQQ encoded by the coding sequence ATAATGAAAAGAATTACTTTTTGTGCGTTATTAATGACTTTATTTTTACTTCTTAGTTGTGGGAGTGGTAGTACTAAGACGGAAGATCCTAAGACCTTATTCTTAACTTCTATTGCTAATTTGGGTAAAGGTTTCTTAGATGTTTTTACTTCCCTTTCTGATATGGTTTCTGGTGCCTTTGGCATTAAAGCAGATACTAAGAAATCTGACATTGGTAAGTATTTCACTGATATTGCTGACACTATGACATCTGTTAAAAAGAAGTTGCAAGCAGAAGTTGCTAAGAATGGAAATTACTCAAAGGTTAAATCAGTTGTTGATACATTTATCACTAACACATTAGACAAGATCGCAGAAGGAGCTAAGAAAGCTGCTAGTGGGGCTACAACTGATGCTGCTATTGGTGAAGTTGTGAAATCTGATGCTGGTACTAGCGTTGACGCTACAAGTGTCAATGCTCTTGTTAAAGGAATTAAGACTATTGTTGATGTGTTTTTAAAAGAAGGTGATGGACAAGCAGATAAAACGGATCCTGTTGATGCTGATAAGAAAGATATTGGTAAGTTATTTGGGGCTAAAAATGAGGCTGATAAAGGTGCTGAAGAGAAACATGTAGCTGCTGCTGGTGCATCAATTGGGGCTGTAACTGGGGCTGATATCCTAAAAGCTATTGCTGCTTCTAATGCTGATGCTAAGAAAGATGGTAAAGTTAAGGATGCTACGGATGCAGCTTCTCTGGCTTTAGCTAAGGGTACTTCTACTGATAATGATGATCAACTTGGAGATGCAGCAAAGAAAGATGCAGTTATTGCTGCTGGTATCGCACTGAGAGCAATGGCTAAGGATGGTAAATTTATTGTTAAAGATACAGCTGCTAAGAAGACAGAAGCTGAAGCAGCTAAGGGAGCAGCTGCTAGTGCTGTTGGTAAGACTTTAAGTACTCTTATAATAGCAATAAGAAATACTGTTGATAGTGGTTTAAAGACAATAAGTGATTCTCTTGCTACAGTTACACAAGAAGATAAGTCTGCAGATTCTAC